The genomic interval taattgttgttttgCATAATCATTAATATATCTTGAGATAGAAATGAGAAAAGAAAGGGCTTTTTCTTTTGAAGAAATTTATCTATAATCCGGCCTCTTTACCTTAGAGTTTATTGAATGAATGAATCTGAAACACTAGAAACAGAGAATATATGAAAGAAGTACAAACAGGAAAAAAGCATAACAACTTAACAGAAAGAATAAAAGCCCATAAAGCCCAAATGATCGGCCTACAAGCCCATAACAACAAAACTAAAAGgttatcaaaattttatcaaaaatatttttattattataatagattgtcaaaatatttttattataataggtTCTGAAGtagatcaatttttttattattataataggttttcaaagtaaatgtaaatgtgatttacttTCTCAGTGTCAAATAATATTTTCCAAATAATAGTATAAGATATTTATGTTACATGTAATTAGATATTTATAAGTCACAAATAAGGAAATATCATATCAATCAAACATTTATTTTTGAGAAATTACAAGACTAAATTTTAATGCTtggattttcatattttaatttatattttgtcaCCAAAATAATTCTCCAATAATAAGTCAGTTAATGATCAGTTAATTCTCCATTAACCATTAGCTGTTTACCGTGTGCCTTAGCTCTGTGACAGCACAACTTTCTTTACACGCCGAAATGCCATGAAACTCTTTTTTGACTAAACTggtcaagaaaaaaaaaagtctcttGACTAAAGTTATATGCAtgataaatttttgaaaaaatatattttaaaatccttttaaaaaaattaacaaccattctaataatataataacacatattaatatttaagttaaaaaataaaaatataattaaaatactaaagttttttttttatattaaagtaATTGAATGTGAAATGATTGTCTGTAATAACTAACACCATACCCGCAGCTCATAGTTCCCTAGATTTTCCAAGTCAATGTCTAAATATAAGTGTTTCATCTGCCAATCTAATTACAAcatttcaaaagtttatatatatgtttttctcCTCTCTCTAATCTGCATCTCACGTGTTTGCGAAAACGCAAACACATGAGAAAAAAACCCTTTGTTTTTCTTGTCAACCAATTGGTTGGTAAACATAAATACAATGAAGGACAGTTCCATAACCACTGTGTATAATGACAGTAGAGCTGGTcatttggtggtttgtgtgaaGAATGATAGAACTGTAGGCTCTTTTGGCGTGTGGATTGGCGATAATCCATTGGATTTTGTGATTCCTATCACATTGTGTCAACTCATCGTACATGTTTTACTCTCAAAAGCGTTGCATTATGTCCTCAAGACAATTCATATACCCAAATTCATCTGCTCTATCGTCGTAAGTTTCTCCTACTTTTCTTTGCTAAATTTTAGTTACTGCTCATCAATGTtcattcaaataaattatacattCATGCGTGAGTTCAAATGCCACCTTTAACCCTGAATATATATGGAAAATGATAGTTTCACCAACTTagaattgtataaattttttgatgtaataggtttagaaataaataaaaggtaAGTTtagaattaaatgatataaaaatataatgtacATGCATGCATGATGTTTGCGTGGTGGATTGATAGAGATTGACAAGAAAAAAAGTTTACAGGCGGGAGTTTTGTTGGGGCCAACATTCTTGGGGCGCAATGAAGCATTACTGGGGGCTTTGTTCCCGCTAAGACAAGCTTTGGTTATGAACACGTTGTCCAAAATAGGGACAGTTTATTGTGTGTTCCTCACAAGTCTGAAAATGGATGTAACGACAACATTAAAAGCAGCGAAACGATGTTGGCGATTCGGCGTGTTTcccttcttcgcttccttctttGTCACAGCGACCCTGTTCTCTCTGTATTCGCCCCATGCCGCTGACACAGACAAAAGTGAAATGTCGATATACAGCTTCCCCAACGTCTTCACCTTGAGCAGTTTCGCTGTCATCTCAGACACCCTCATGGAACTCAACCTAGTGGCCACGGAATTGGGGCAAATCGCTTTGTCTTCGGCCATGATCACCGAGATACTGCAATGGCTTACGATGGAGCTCCAGTTCAACACAGACATGAGCATAGAAGTTATACTTGTGTTCTTGGCAGGTGCATGCGTGTTCGGTGTGTTGTGTGTTGTTATTGTGAGACCACTGGTGAACGTTGCTGTTGAAAAAACTCTACCCGGGAAGCCAATGAAGGAAGCGTACGTTGTGATGCTTCTTCTGGGGCCACTTATTATGTCAGCTATTAGTGACAGCTTGGGGGTATTCTTCATTATGGGACCTCTTTTCTATGGTTTTATTCTGCCCAATGGACCCCCAGTGGCTACAACGATTATAGAGAGGAGTGAATTGATAGTCTCTGAGTTTTTTATGCCTTTCTTCTACATGTTTATTGGAAAAGGAACAGATTTGACTGGAATTCATGACCATTGGGAGGTGGTTCTAACAGTTTTGGCAATCTTGATTTTGGGATGCGTGGTCAAGGTGGTTGCATGTGCACTTATTTCTCCCTCCTACAAAATTAAGCCCAAACATGGCGTCGTGCTTGGCCTCATATTGAACGTCAAGGGTATAGTGGAACTCATCTTTTTCAATAGAATGAACAAACTCGGGGtaatatattttctcttcttcttaTTGCCTTcagtttacttcttttttatcagcaagagtCCATGAGTATCTAAATTACTTAATCCCAAAAGATCAATGCAACCTAAAACCTGACTAGTGTTATGTTACTAAAACTGACTCAGATCATGAATACAATAGATAATCCTTTATATATCTAACAGGAACTTCTTAAAGGCAATGAACATTAGCAGGATAAATGTAATGCATGAGGTTGGTTTTTGCAGGTAATTGATACAGAAGTATACAGTGTGGCGGTGATATATGTGGTGTTAATCACATCACTTTGCGTACCCTCGATCAAATTATTGTACAGGCACTGTCGCGTAAAGTCAAGCGTACAAGAAGGGCGTGTGAGAACAATCCAAAACATCAAACCAAACACAGACTTCAAAATCGTTTCGTGCCTCCACACGGATCAACACGTGCACAGCATGATTGCCCTAACAGAGGCATGCAACCCAACCACAGAAAGCCCCATCTACCTCCACGTCATCCATCTCATCGAGCTCTCCGGAAAAAGCACACCCATTCTTCTTCCCATGAACAAGAACAACAGAAAATCTTTGTCCGTCAACTACCCCAACACCAACCGCATTTTGCGTGCATACGAGAACTACTCCGAAAACTCAAGTGGTCCTGTGAATGTTCTTTCCTACGTCAACGTTGCCCCGTACAAAAGCATGCACGAAGCGGTTTGCAACCTCGCGGAAGATAACTCGGTGCATCTCCTCGTTATTCCGTTTCACGAAAATGATCAGAGTCTAGGAAGCCACGTGACCAGCACGTTCCGCGAGCTCAACGCAAATTTTGCTGCTAACTCGAAGGGCACGTTGGGGATTCTTGTGGATAGATTCTCGGTGCTGAGTACGAGTATCTCCGAGTTTTCCTTTCATGTGGGTATCTTCTTCATCGGTGGAAAAGACGATAGAGAAGCATTGGCGTTGGGAATTCGAATGGTGGAACGCGGCAACACGCGCGCGACCTTGTTCCGGTTTGTGATATATGGAGGTGTGGAAGACGAAGAGGATATGTTGGAGAAGACATTGGACGAGAGTTTAATAGATGAGTTTGTGGCGAAGAAGGATTATGGTAGTGATGTGGATAACGTTGTTTACAACGAGGTTGTGGTGGAAGATTCCATAAAAGTGTTGGAAGGTATTAGGGAAATAGAGAAGGAGTATGACCTAGTGATGGTGGGGAAGAGACATAGCATGGGGGATTTCAGGGAAGAAGAAATGTCAGTTTTGATGGATAATTGGGATGAGTTGGGAATTTTGGGGGATATGTTAGCATCGAATGAGTTTTGTGAAGGAAAAACTCCTGTGTTGGTGATGCAATGCGGTGAGAAGAAGGTAAAACAATTACAAAAGCTAGGCCCTCATCACTTCTTCACTTAGATAAATCTTTCACAAATGATACTTTGATAACATGAGAGATGAGAATTGTATAcaaatttttgattttttgatgttttgatgttttaaatataaatatatataattgcaATGTGGtggtgtaaaaaaataatttttcaatatattattatcCTAAATCTTTCTTTGTTTGCAATTTTCTTTCTCATGGTTTCAGACAGATAATTCAACCATACAAGGACTTTCTATCTCTATCCTTTCCTCTTTCCTATCTCCTGTAAATTATATAGTGTCGATTTTAAAAATAACGTTTagatatttgattatttttttaatgatgaaTTTTGAATAGTGAATTTTGTTTATGTAATTTAACAAAgcaaatcaaaattcaaataaattatggTAAGTATgttaaattgtatattttttttcctaaaataatGGTTAAgggtaaataatattttaaaacgtAAAAGAATTGAAATAATCATTACAATGAAGAATATTATGCatattaaaatgatttatttcattaattaaaattattgatgtaatttattgaatttaaaaattaatttaacacatgtatgtatttattgttttgctatgtaaattaaaaatgaaacaaaaaattaagataaGTTGTAGTACAATGTAAATTAATTAACTCAAGATTGAAGGAAAGTAAAatgcttatatatatatatatatatatatatatatatatatatatcaccttcattgtttatatagatcattattaaaattatataattaatctaGTCTAAAcccaattttttaagaaaatattcaaaatttatcatCTAAAAAACAACTATGTAcatcttaaaaataattaaatacctaatttttaaataataatactattatacttaaaatatataaaaaaaatataagttttaactaataatatatatatttattaataat from Phaseolus vulgaris cultivar G19833 chromosome 1, P. vulgaris v2.0, whole genome shotgun sequence carries:
- the LOC137816261 gene encoding cation/H(+) antiporter 15-like; the protein is MKDSSITTVYNDSRAGHLVVCVKNDRTVGSFGVWIGDNPLDFVIPITLCQLIVHVLLSKALHYVLKTIHIPKFICSIVAGVLLGPTFLGRNEALLGALFPLRQALVMNTLSKIGTVYCVFLTSLKMDVTTTLKAAKRCWRFGVFPFFASFFVTATLFSLYSPHAADTDKSEMSIYSFPNVFTLSSFAVISDTLMELNLVATELGQIALSSAMITEILQWLTMELQFNTDMSIEVILVFLAGACVFGVLCVVIVRPLVNVAVEKTLPGKPMKEAYVVMLLLGPLIMSAISDSLGVFFIMGPLFYGFILPNGPPVATTIIERSELIVSEFFMPFFYMFIGKGTDLTGIHDHWEVVLTVLAILILGCVVKVIDTEVYSVAVIYVVLITSLCVPSIKLLYRHCRVKSSVQEGRVRTIQNIKPNTDFKIVSCLHTDQHVHSMIALTEACNPTTESPIYLHVIHLIELSGKSTPILLPMNKNNRKSLSVNYPNTNRILRAYENYSENSSGPVNVLSYVNVAPYKSMHEAVCNLAEDNSVHLLVIPFHENDQSLGSHVTSTFRELNANFAANSKGTLGILVDRFSVLSTSISEFSFHVGIFFIGGKDDREALALGIRMVERGNTRATLFRFVIYGGVEDEEDMLEKTLDESLIDEFVAKKDYGSDVDNVVYNEVVVEDSIKVLEGIREIEKEYDLVMVGKRHSMGDFREEEMSVLMDNWDELGILGDMLASNEFCEGKTPVLVMQCGEKKVKQLQKLGPHHFFT